CGGAGCTGACGCATCACGTTGATGCCGTCGAGGAATGGCATGCGCAGGTCCATCAGGACCAGGTCGGGCTCGAAATCGCGAAACAGCGGCAGTGCGAGACGGGCATCCGTCGCACTGCGCACGTTCTCGTAACCACCTCGACGCAGGATCCGCTCGAGCAGCGAAATGATTGCTTCATCATCGTCGATGATGAGTATGCGTGCGGAGGAAAGGGCCGTCTGGTCCATGTACTCAACCCGGGTTCAGGTACTGCCTTGATCGTACATCATCGTGCGAGCGGGGTCCAGCGCTCTAGGACGTTCCCATGCTCCGGCGACTTCGCTCGCTGACGCGCTCGCCACGATCGAGGAACCGCTTCAGCAGGTCGAGCGCCCCTTCGATGTCCACACCCGGCGGCACCTCGCGGTGAACCGCGCTCTCGATCTCCTGCCACAGAATGGCCCACTCCCGCGTCAGAGCGCCGCTCGTCCAGCCCAGCTGTGCGCGCTGTCTGCCATGCAGCTCGGCGACCACACGCTGGATCTCGCTGCCATCCTGAAGCAGTCTATCCGGCACGGCCTGGCTGGTTTCTATCGCCACGAGCGACTGCGCAATGTCGATGAGAAACGTGGAGGCATGGTCTTCGAGATCGGCCTGACCGAGACCCTCCGCCGGGATCCCGGGCTCGCGTTGCAGCCGCTTCATGTATCGATCCAGGACCGTGGAGATCTGCCGCTGCAGTGCGTAGCCCGCGGCGGCGAGGTTTCGCGGCGCTGCATCCACCGTGGCTTCGAGCGCTGCCTCATCCAGCGATGTGCTTTCGTTCGGCAGCCAGAGCGTGAACGTCGACCCGCGACCCCGCTCGCTCTCGACCGTCAGATCTCCGCCCATCAGGCGGGCGAGGTGGCGGCTGATGGTCAGGCCGAGTCCCGTGCCGCCGCGCGAGCGCGTGGTGCCGCCTTCGACCTGCGTGAACGGCTGGAACACGTGGCCAACGTGTTCCGGCGCAATGCCGATGCCCGTATCCGCCACACTCACGTACGTCAGTGGGCCGTCGCCGGCGGCGTCCAGCTGCGGAAGGGCACTCTCGGTGATGCCACAACTCACCCGGACCTGACCGCCCCGCTCGGTAAACTTCACCGCGTTCGACAGCAGGTTGACGAGGATCTGGCGCACACGTGCCTCGTCTCCAAGATAGGACGTCGTGGGGTCGGAGGAGCAGTCGTCCACGATCTGGATGTCACGCTCCGCCGCCTGCGGCCGTATCAGCGAGAGTGCGGCACTCACGGTCGCCGCCACGAACGAGTGCTCTCGCTCCACGTCCATCCTGCCGGCCTCGACCTTTGCCACGTCCAGCACATCTTCGACGATCGCGAGCAGATGCTGGCTGCTGCTGCGCACGCGTTCGAGCTGCGCACGCTGATCGTCGGTGACCGGACCCGTGATACCCAGCGCGAGCAGGTCGGTGTAGCCGATGATCGCGTTGATCGGAGTGCGGATCTCGTGGCTCATGTTCGCCAGGAACTGGCTCTTCGCGTGGCTTGCCTCCTCCGCCTCCTGTCGCGCGCGGTGTGCCTCCCGGCGCGACATGACATGGTCCGTCACATCCGACCCGTGTGCCACCACGCCCGACCGTGTCCCGTCCGCTTCCGTTATCGGGTAGTAAACGAAGTCGAGATAGCGCTGTTCCGGCTCCCGGCCCGGCGACTGCACGAGGCTGACCGCGATCTCGCGACCCACGTACGGCACCCCCGTCGCGACCACCTCGTCGAGCAGCTCGTCGAAGCCCTGCCCGCGGATCTCCGGCAGCGCCTCGAGCAGCGGCCTGCCGATGAGGTCGCGATGGCCCGTGAGCTGGTAATAGGACGAATTGACATACTCGAAGACATGGTCCTTGCCGCGCAGCACCGCCATGAACGCAGGCGCCTGTGTGAACACTTCGCGCAGGCGCTCTTCCGCATGCTCGGCGTTCGCGCGCGAGATCCGGAGCTCCCGCTCGGCCCGGATGCGGGCCGTCGTCTCCGAGACGACGTTGAGCATCGCCACGATCCGGCCCTCCTCGTCGCGCACCGGACTCAGTGCGAACGTGAACCAGGCATTGGGCTCACTGTCCGCCACGTCCTGTGGATCACCGACGCGCTGCACGACGAACGGCGCATCCTCCGCATACACGGGAGCGCCACCGGCGCGGATCTGAGCGAACATGGGTGCGACGGCGTCCCAGATCTCCGCCCATACCTCCGGCCCGGGTCGACCGAGAGACGCCGGGTGCTTGCTGCCCAGCACCGCCGTATACGCCTGGTTGTAGATCAGGACCAGCTCGTCGCCGCACCAGAGATTGATCGGGAACGGCGACTCGAGGCAGGTGCGCACGGCGCCACGCAGCGCCGACGGCCACCGCTCGACAGGCCCGAGTGGCGTGGCTGCCCAGTCGATGGCGCGGCACAGGGCCGGGACCTCGCCTGGCCCGACGAACGGGTCATTCTGCTGAAGCGGTGTCATTGTCACGGATCAAGGGAGTCGGGAGATCGACGCCCGCACTGTGGCAAAGGCCAGACCGCGAGGGCGCGGCCCGGCCCGTGTGGCTGCCCCGGGAAACCGCCTACCACTCGCAGCGTAGCGACGTCCACACCATGTCAGGCATGCCGATCGGCTGCCCCGGAGGAACGCCGGGCGCGGCCGCCGGCGGACGGATCGGCTCCAGCGGCCGCTCCATGAAGCGACCGATCTCCGCTGCAATCGCCATGCGGTGTGCGGCCTGCGGGGCGGCGCCACCTCCCGGCATCGCCGTTTCCACCAGCCGCATCAGCTCATAATTGGCCAGTGCGCGGACCTGCGACATCGGTGCGTTCGCAGCCAGCGACATCAGGCGGTCGACGTAGACACGCTGCACGGCGCGCGCGATCTCCTGCTCGTACGCGTCGCTCGTGCGCGGCTGCATCACAGCACGAGTCGTCGTCTCCAGCACGTCTTCCAGGCCGGGGAGTGACGAGTCGAGTGCCTTCTGCTGAACCAGCCGCGCGGCCCGCTGCGGATCGAGCAGCAGCGACAGCGACATGTCGGCCGCGCTCGCTGCCGGCGCCACCGCATCGAACACCAGTCCGGTGTACCGGTCGAACAGCTCCTGCGAGCCGCCCACCCCGTACGGCCGCGGCGGCAGCATGTCCACGACGCTGCGCGGCAGCTTCAATACCGCCGGCTGGACCGTGCGCAGCACGGCCTCCAGTGCAGCCCGCTGCTCAGCCGCCTGCACGCGGCGGTACTCGGGTTCATTTTCATTGCGCAGCGCATAGTTGTAGAACACACCGCCC
The genomic region above belongs to Longimicrobiales bacterium and contains:
- a CDS encoding ATP-binding protein, producing MTPLQQNDPFVGPGEVPALCRAIDWAATPLGPVERWPSALRGAVRTCLESPFPINLWCGDELVLIYNQAYTAVLGSKHPASLGRPGPEVWAEIWDAVAPMFAQIRAGGAPVYAEDAPFVVQRVGDPQDVADSEPNAWFTFALSPVRDEEGRIVAMLNVVSETTARIRAERELRISRANAEHAEERLREVFTQAPAFMAVLRGKDHVFEYVNSSYYQLTGHRDLIGRPLLEALPEIRGQGFDELLDEVVATGVPYVGREIAVSLVQSPGREPEQRYLDFVYYPITEADGTRSGVVAHGSDVTDHVMSRREAHRARQEAEEASHAKSQFLANMSHEIRTPINAIIGYTDLLALGITGPVTDDQRAQLERVRSSSQHLLAIVEDVLDVAKVEAGRMDVEREHSFVAATVSAALSLIRPQAAERDIQIVDDCSSDPTTSYLGDEARVRQILVNLLSNAVKFTERGGQVRVSCGITESALPQLDAAGDGPLTYVSVADTGIGIAPEHVGHVFQPFTQVEGGTTRSRGGTGLGLTISRHLARLMGGDLTVESERGRGSTFTLWLPNESTSLDEAALEATVDAAPRNLAAAGYALQRQISTVLDRYMKRLQREPGIPAEGLGQADLEDHASTFLIDIAQSLVAIETSQAVPDRLLQDGSEIQRVVAELHGRQRAQLGWTSGALTREWAILWQEIESAVHREVPPGVDIEGALDLLKRFLDRGERVSERSRRSMGTS